The nucleotide window TTTGATCCCCGGTCGAGTTGGAGGGCTCGTCCGGGTGTTTCTGGTGGGAACAAGCAAGCATAAGCAATGCAGTAGCAATACAACCCATGAGTATAACTATTGCACTAAATAGATATGGTGTTGGAGAGTTCCATCTCCATActggtaaatttgatgaaatacTAGTAGAAATATTACTTGAATTTGTTGCTcccattttttttcaaataaatgtaagaatactttctattttgcTTGATTTGAGTTGGTtatgtattttttgacaaaaaaggACTAAAGGGTGAATGTATATATAGTTGAAGAACATGTAAACATATATTGGAAGGAGTGGAAGAAGTTTTGGTTGTGGTTTTACTATATTATCCTTTTAAAAGGAgtattttttgttgtttcttaTAGTATTTGTTCTACTTTATGGTTTTTAGGTGAAGTGGTGAGGATCAAGAAttgatatttatttaataatggtAAAGTTGTCTTGATTACAAACTAAACACAAATACTTTCTCTCAGTTGCTCCGAGTTTGAACCCTAAGATACAAAAAATTTTCGTATATTTGAGTTTTTAAGGTGCAAATTAAGAAGGATAGAGGGAGTATTGATTAAACTTTGTCTCTACAATTATTATTCTTGAGAATCTTTCTCGAAACCGAGTGACTATTTGATCGCATCCTTCTTTATCGGTATGATTTGTCGTCTTTCTTTCCTCCGCata belongs to Amaranthus tricolor cultivar Red isolate AtriRed21 chromosome 17, ASM2621246v1, whole genome shotgun sequence and includes:
- the LOC130803838 gene encoding protein GLUTAMINE DUMPER 6-like, with the protein product MGATNSSNISTSISSNLPVWRWNSPTPYLFSAIVILMGCIATALLMLACSHQKHPDEPSNSTGDQIRWEMPAIPAKNEAKVVVIMAGDDKPTYFAAPSHVQDPHPFNHICTCGYQLVYKCSRKDDVIEHA